Part of the Trichoplusia ni isolate ovarian cell line Hi5 chromosome 16, tn1, whole genome shotgun sequence genome, atgtagaataagtatttttcatttcatcacagcatttaaaaagttaaaaagcacAAGTTTGGTAAAAAGCATGTGGGTCTAAAGACATCACTAGCTAGTAAAAAGAgcactggtaagtgacgtcagaCGTCATACCCTATTAGGACAAGTAACTATGATCCATTTGTTTAGattcttaaaaatgttatttattataagattgtttaccttaaATTCGTcgacttcattttttttatatctttgagGGAATCCTGACATACaaacaaatgcaaaataaataaccgaATGATTTACATATATCAGCGGTATATtcgatttaaactttttttttcgttctatTTTTTGACTgagttttcaaacaaaacacacgccaagagtttatttttttaagcacttAAACAAatggatttcatttacaatttcagTTTACAATGaacgtgtaaaaaaataaccacaGCTATACATTTTTGAACAGTGTTTTAATATAACACGATCGATTTCAAAGCACATGTATTTAAACCCAGGCACCGTTGACTACGGCTTTGGCTTAgtttttaacacttttataataagttttaccAAGCGAAAGGCCGAACTGGGCTTAAAAATACCCCACACTCATATGGTCATGTTGAATGTTTCTGgcaacactattttttttttcttttacagaaaCGCCGTTCACCGAGTTGGAGAATGTCTTTGCAgatggtttaaaataataacgtgaTATTTCTACCTCTTCATcgtgtatattttataaaaactctttcaagATATTAATCAAGTggtattgtaatatattttttatgaataaattattttaagatgtgctcttttttctttgtccccacaaattataataaatgttactttttataccAGAACTTATTAAGCAAATAAGTATGATTCTTAAGTACAGTCAGTGACATAATGGTTTATAGAGCATACTTCGTGAATTACGTcagtgttaatttatataataaaagattCCTATTGTGCTAGCAATGATCCAAATTCATTAGGGTTAACTCTCCCGCGATGCAATGAGGGAACcacattcataaaataatcataGCCATGTCTCCCTTGTCTTTTCCACCACCATGTGAAAAACTGGTCAGCAGCAGAAAACGGTGTAGAATGTgtagattaaaaagaaatatggaaacattatttattaataggtaACTACCAGTTCTATCTCTAAATACAAGTCGATCAACAAGAAAAAAACGATTGTCATGGCACAACAAAACGTAATTTGACAGAATCAAATGTATTGCTATCTACGAAAAATCTTGAAACTACCACgcttatttcatatttttgtgtgaaaCGAGCTTTCATGAATATGAGTAGAATAcctgaaaacattatattaaaaaactttaaatattagaGTTACTTTTACTCACAGGATCGCTTAGAAATCTCAGTAGGtgtattattgattttttaggattttaaaaatgttttcaaaacacATAATAGTCTTTAGTGCGGTAACCCTGAACGAATCTGTCACCTTTCGCAATGGAGTGTTGGACGTGTCCGTAATAacaaaatttcctttttatttacttgtaatgCTGTCACCACTTTAACAGTTATTCCAAATAACATTTACGATTATGTTAAACTCGTGTGgagttttgtttagttcaaattCGCTGCTGAAACATGGAAGAGGTGAGTTGTTAGGTTACCAATGTTACCATATTTTTGTTGTGTCACAATACAGCAACGTTATTGTGtggttattttacatttgttattttttaggaACTTAATGAGCATGATTTGGAGGAAAGGCTGTATGCTATGCTACATCATGTGGATGAGACAGAGGGTAACTTAGCAACAAGCCAGAGCGATGGGTTAAGTATAGTGGACACCGCGCCGAGAAGTACGCTGCGTCGTTACTGGCGCACCAGCGAACCCACAACTCCGTACCAAAAGGTGAACACATCAAAAGAGCCCACAACACTCGctaacaacaacaaacaacCTGATGTGACCCAAACAAACCAAACACCGAAGCCCAAAGAAGAAAAACGTGATTCGCCCCTAAAACCACCCGCTGTTGACTTGTCTATTTTCCAGTCACCTGTAccacaaaacttaaaaagaacCATTGAAATTATTGACCATGATGATGAaaaaccagtagttcttgaatCTAGTGATGAAGATGAGGTAGTGGAAGTGGCGCTACCACCAAAACCTACCATCACTATTGAAAGCTCAGATGAAGATGAACTACTAATTGTCAACCCGGTTATATCTCCAATAAAGAATCAAGTGAGTGTTGAAAAGTCATCTACCAGAAGGGAAAGAGAAGTATCAGCAAGTCCTGCCCCATCTGCGGTGTCTTCAGTGTCTGACGAGTTCATCCGTGGTGATTGTATAGCCTTGAACATATCCTCTCGACATCCAGACAATCCCAGCTTTGATTTCAGTCTTCATGGGTCTGACTTACTTGTTCAAAGTACACcatcaaaaaaaaagaaaaagaaaaaatctaaagaaGCTGTGACATCTACTCCAGTAGCAGAAGCTACTCCAGACAAGACCACACCAAGTGATGTGTGTTTTGCAACACCGAAAAGTAAGGCAAAGAATAAACGTCAGAAAACTAAATTGTATACTGTGACCGAGAAAAGTATTCCGAATCCTGATGTGTATGACTCTGACAGCAACCAATCAATTGATAAAAATAGGAGCTCATACACTGTTACTGATAAAAGTCTACCCAGCACTGATGTTTATGAATCTGATTCAAATCTATCTGAATGTACAAAGGATACCTCAAAACTGAAACCAACAAATGATATTGACAGTTCAGACAGCAATATGTCATTGGATAAAATAACAGAGCCTCTGTCAAAAACTTCCAAGAGAAATGAGTCCAGCCAGGGTAATGAAACATTTGAAACTATATCTGTGGTAGATCTCACTGGCAATGATAAATGCCTAACCCTAGATGACTCTGAAATCCATGAAAGCATTATCATGGGCAATGTCTCTGGGTTTACAGAAATAGATGATTTTGAAGATGTAAATGTATccgaaaacaatatttctaagtTTGGCTCAACGAAAATACCTGCAATATTGAACGAGGACCTTGATTTTGACAATCTTAAAGGCAAAGACAAGGTTTGCAAAAGACGAAGATACTCTCTAACAACTCTTCGCGCCGAAATGGAGAAATTCTACAATGAGAGCTGGGGAGGAGAGAATTTTAATCACAGGGAAATACAGAAGAGCATGTCACGTAAGTcatatttattagtttcttcTTAAATGAACAAAGGTATTGTggtaaaatgctaaaaaaactAGAAATGTTTTGCAAATTTGCTACTACCTTCAGGTTTTAGAAATGAATAAGaaggtaaatttatttaagcAGTTATAATACgacagttataataatataatatgaaacgagtattttttttaatatttaccacCCTACTACTTACTACTTCCTAACCAGATTTCAAAGATGCATAATCATTTTTAGCtaaaatatccattttaaaCTGGGATTCTATCTTTGTAAGACTTGAGTTACTGAAAGAAGGTTACCCACTTAATATTCATAGGAggggtatttaaaatatgtgcctaacattatatttacttattactactaaattaaagttaaagtatAACTTATTACTATTAAGCTACATTATATTTAGTTATCACTGCtaacaaagttattaattatagcTAATAACCCCTTACTAATTGGAATTCATTACCTTATCTTGTTTCTAGAACAATGAATAATGACTATTGTACATATAACAATTATGTCATTAATTTTAGGTGATAAGAGCCTGTGGGTGATTGATCCTAAAGACAGGATGCCATCGCTTGTTAAAAGAAAAGTGACGTAAGTACATTGTTTTATATACAATACTGTTAtgataaatacttgtaaatataatgtttcgAGAAACAAACATTTCTTATATTATAAGTCATCTTTTTGTATAACAAGTAGTAGGTAGtttatgtttgcaaaatatTCGTACCTGCAATTGCAATGACGAAAAAAGACAACATAATCGTATAATGTTTTTTCGTATGTTTGTGAGGTACTGAAcaaaggagctcgtggctaagctataaccgcataagtgattcgatcacaggttaagctatgcttaacgcggttggtccgtagatgggtgaccatctttgtcataacgagttcctccgtgtttcggaaggcacgttaaattgtgggtcccggctgttattcctacatctttgacagtcgttacaggtagtcagaagcttgaaaaagtctgacagccagtctaaccaaggggtatcgtgttgcccaggtaactaggttaaggaggtcagataggcagtcgctccttgtaaaacactggtacttagctgaaaccggttggactggtagcaaaccccaacatagttgggaaaagactaggccaatgatgatgatttgtgAGGTACTGAaccttttcaatacaaaaatttgTGTTCTACATATTAAGGGCGCATTTAGCCGATGCTAGAAATACCATGAAAGTTGCAATAAACTGTGCAGGTGGGCAGGTCGGGTATGATCGCCAACAATGTAAATGGGCCCTAAGACTCGTGTGcacaaaatacttaaatgtcGAGCCGCACGACTTATCCTGGTATTGTCCGATACATCAATGATGATAAATGATTGGATATACGATAATGCAGATACGACAGAATAGGGATGATAACTTTTCCAGTGTCCGCCTTCTAGTTAattgtatatacatataatggATACGCATGATTACGCGTGACATCACAAATTTTACCATATCATTAAATCTCAAGCCCCTCCTAAAATTTAAAGCAGTTATTCtttatcaattttagttttctgaaaaaggaaaaaatacgtgtctaatacttttcaattatctaactgagggtattagatttttctttttatacccagtcatcattccTATAGCTCAGTTATTTTACTACATTCCAGGTGCAACTACTGTAACCGCGCCGGGCACCGCGACGACTCGTGCCGCCTCAAGCCGCCCGTCTGCTACATGTGCGGCTCCACCGGACACTACGAGCCCCGGTGTCCTAGGAAGATTTGTGTCAATGTGAGTTCACTATTTTATCAATTAGTGCGTACCaatcttaaaaaacaaaatttattgttcATTTGTTGCACTACAAGATATAGGTGATTTTGCGATAAAGACTGCTTTTTTTAGTAAACCTAATTATAAGCTTTTTAGTTGTAAACCAAGTCCAAATATTATTCACATCACCTATTTTTATTTCGGATTCACAATATGAGCCTCaatgatgttattatttattaggaaatcttaatgaaaatgttttatttgcattgTTGCAGTGCGGTTCGCCGAATCAGATGTACTCGTCGATGTGCCGCAACTGCTGCAACTGGGGCAGCATCACGTGTTCCGAGTGCGGCCAGAGCGGACACCCCGCCAGCCACTGCCCCGACCTCTGGCGGCGGTACCACAACACTGTTAGTATTAATTGTTACATATCTGTGCTTTATATGCGGCATGTCGCAAGACctaatttaaaagtttcattGAAACTGAATACAAATATTCAGAACAACCCCCGCGAGACAAGGGTTAAATTCCTCACTGCGGGAGTTGCTTtccttaataaaaattaaacaaatgaaaaaatattgtcctTGCGATATAATATGAACGTCTTGTTTGAACAGCTGGACACGAACACAGCCCTGGAGCGCTGCACGTCCAACAAGAAGCAGCAGCAGCTGTACTGCAGCGGCTGCTCGCGGCGCGGCCACCTGGTGCACGCCTGCCGCGTGTCGCTGCCCTTCTCGGGGCTGGCGCTCAGCTCGCCCTACGTGTGCTGCTACCGCGCCGTGtggccgcccgccgcgcccgccgcgcccgcccgcaGCGACGCCGCCAAGCGACACTCCAAGTCGCCCTCCGCGCACGAAACGCATGTCAACAAGAAGAGGAACCTATCCACCTGCGAGGAAACTGAGCGCCGCAACACCAAGAGCCCAGTCACGCCGCAGAGAAAGACTTCCATTAGCAAAGATGCCGACGACAATCACAAGAAGGATACTAGCAAGAGTGACAACGTAAAGAATCAAGCTCCTGCAGAGAAGGCAGCAAACTTCATTCCAGTCAGCTCAGCCAATCAtgacaaaaaaggaaatatgaTTCAAGACAATGAAGTCTCTGATACGAGCGACATTATTACTTCCGCGAGAATTTACATTACAAACGACATTATTGACAAACTCAACACTGAAGAAGGTAAAGCCTGGCTGAGAGTCACCACACAGAAACACGGTGTGGAGGTAGACAATGCtgaaatcaaatcatttttgaGTATTAAGGGTAAGCTTGTGGATCAAGAAGCTTTCCAAGGAGAGCTCAGGGATTGGGTCAAACCTCAAGAAAGAAAAGATAGTGTTAATAAGCCAAGTAATGAAGGTGACACTACACATGAGAATAAAAGTGACCATCAGGACTATAGCATGATACCTAAGAACAGAAATAATCTGCTTCGGCAACTGAATAAAGCATTAAACTCTTTAAAAGAGGATATAGGAGACCCTACTCTTCTGTACAAGGAGTTGATGTACCTTCAAAATCGTCAACAGCAACTCCTCAAACAGAAAGTCGTCAACCCACAACAGCTCACCAATAATAGAGGGCACATTAATCAAATGCTCAAGAAATTAAACATGGTACTTGTCGGTCAAGCTGGCCTTGCCCACGGCTCTGAACACGTGAGTGAGTTGTATTCTATTCAAGAGAAACTAATGAATCTGAGACAAAAAACCATACCGACTGAACTTCGCAAGGAGATCGGTCAACATTACACAACTATATTTACCGCGTTCCACAGAAATGACTACACGGATTTACTAAAAATGTATCACATGCCGAAAACTACTACTTCatcaaaaaaagataaaaaagaaaaaagacagGAAAGAATGAAActtctcaaaataaatagattgaTGAAAAAAGTAAACAGCATTCCAACACAACAAATTCAGCCAATACAAAATGGAAATAAAGAGAATGTTGGGAAGGCGAAGGAGGTGGCCACTGCCAGTAAACATCCCATAATGCTTCAGAAGCTAGTGTTCTACCACAAGAGGCTCATGAGCGCGCGGCCCACGGGGGGCCCGCTTAAGAAGACTCGCCTCGAGTTGGTGAGGAAACTGCACTCTTACATCGCATCAATGTTCAGGAAGGAACACTTATCTTCAAAAGCATTAAAGAAGATAAGGAAAACCCAAGAGCAAGCGCAGTTGTTCTTggctaatgtataaaatataattaggagataaatattttatgttggcGCCAATCAGAGGCGCGCGGCGGGAGGCGAACACTGGCATGTTCTACTTGTGATCCCCGTACGGGATCTGTTTTATGTTCGTCTCGACTTGCCGGTTTGGTGTAATGGCACTGAATTGTGCGTGTGaattattaaacttcttagtgtaaagcattattttgtttaatttcgaTCCATAACATTTATGTCCTACCAGCTGCGCGCAGCTTCGACCGCTTAGATGTCGGTTATAGTTGCAAGACCAATAGCctcctttaaataaatcagataTAATAGTACAGCCAGCTCAACTTTACAAACacctgttcacaataaaatgtcataagttatagtcgcaactaggaaacaaaatagccTGTACActagaaatttacaaaagtcgttaaacacgtgtatttcaaaagtatatgtgcactagtattcctaaagtCGCTGTACACCATCAATCcaaatgtcgctgaacatcattcagtcaaaagtcactaaacagcagaaaaacaaaattaggttaacaaagtatatttttaatgttgccgtgtgTTAATACACTTTTGACGACTATGTTGTtcagctacttttgggacagtgcttgcttgaccttgcagcgtgatggtgtatagcctaaaaccttcctcgatgagtggtctattcaacacaaaaatattttatcaatttgaaccagtagttcctgagattagcgcgttcaaacaaacaaacaaactctccagctttatatattagtatagattcgtAAATTTCACGGTACAAGGTAAATAGGTGACCTTCTTACAAGCTGTCAATAGACGTAATGATAAGCAAACATGTTTTTCTGGTTTTGCGAAACTACCGGATAATTGCTATCTGTTCCTACCACAAATTTGTATAACCTTATTTTGTAAGGTTGTTCAACCTTCAAGGTTGAAGGAATTAACTAAATACTTTTCTTAAAAAGGTTTCATTATAGACTGTTTTCCGACCTAACTTTATGGAACCCATATACTTCGTCATAGGTTTTCGTGAAAATCTGACCAAAGTCACTTTATCACGCGGACCACGTCGCGGTCACAGATAGTTATAAAGATACAAGTTTATgtaaagactagctgttgcccgcgacttcgtccacgtggtttgaagatcttgaaccgttttcacagcgcacgcaacggaagccctcaaagatgaataattttcccttgtatcttcgctcctattagtcgcaacgtgatgttatatagcctaaagcctttcttgataaatggtcaGAATTTTTCAATccgaaccagtagttcccgagattagcgcgttcaaacaaacaaactcttcagctttatatattagtataaaagtatagccgttgcacgcgacttcgtccgcgtggttagaagaaattgcgactataacttgaggtttaaactatcctatctctcaagttggatcgaactgcacatggtgtgcgtattttattataatcggttaagtggtttaggagtccattgaggacaaacattgtgacacgagatttatatatattaagatttacCTTTCGGTGCCGATGCTGGTGTGAGCGCCGACcaatcaatttctttttcactaacttaaatatttaatctccGTTTATCTTTTCAATGGAAAGtccaaattgtttaattttaaaagctctttattataatcatattgAAGCAGTCTTATGtacaaggttttatttttataagaaaaagtattgcccgtgacttcgacggcgtggttagaagatttaagttaggattttttgaacggaagccctcgaagttgaataattttccctgcttttttccacattttccattgtatcttcgcccctattagtcgcagcctcatagtatatagcctaaagccttcctcgatgaatggtctattcaacacaaaaataattttccaatttgaactagtagttcctgagattagcgcgttcaaacaaacaaacaaattcttcagctttatgtattagtatagatattatttaatctataagcttcatcatcatcatcatcatcatcagcccatattcgtccaaggctggacacaggcctcccCAATCTATAAGCTTAAACTTCTGATAAGTTCGAAACGGAATGGCTGATTTAgatcaaacaaaaagttttttactattaaatgataacaaaaaaaaacttttttctataagAGTTTACACTAAAATGCGAACACACCTTTTCACACGGTtttctcgttttttttaaaggtgcGGCCTCATGCAGCCGTTCGACGGTCATTTCCAGTGACTTAAAAATTCGGGTCGCGTCGCGGCGTCGTGACCAGATTTATCGTTACAAATGAGCGCCGAGCAACTGCATGAAGCAGCATCTTTACAATATGACATAATTTCATGAAATATACCAAACCGATGCTATATggaattcttttatatttaaaatggggtcacgtgaCCAGGTTTGTCGCTTCAAACGCGTTTCGAGTAGTTGCATAAGGCCGCGacttaagattaattaataatatacaacGGAAATAAGCGCAACTATCTTATTCCATTCCATTCTCGAGTTGTAATATAAATAGTAGGGCACGCTTAGTAGCTTTGTAGTCAATAAGCAAGTACATCACTAAAGTAGCATACGTCATCAGTCAACTGACTATTGAGACAAGTGAGACAACACCATATCTCGTACGTACGTCATTCGTGATAATTGATAAGCTTGGTACTTgttgatttgataaaaaatcattttgatcAATAGCAAAACAAAACCTTCGGTGTGCgcttacaaattaaaaatgtatttttttatgtttagtatATCGAATTTTGTGTTTGTTGTATTATTATGTGCCATAAATTGCATTTGCGGACGAATGGTAAGAAttcggaaatattttttaaatagaagtaaatgaacattgtaagtttcatttaattaattcttactGTATACAGTTTGCCGATGAAGGTCTTTATCCTGCTGGATATTACGACAGTCAGCAGGTTCAGTACGACAGAATTAAAAATGCCCTCACGAAGTTGGAACAtggtaagtatttataaatattccctattaaaaaaaaatgttttttgttaggCAAGTAATTTTATCCaacaattatcaaaatacattttgctcATTCAACTCGGtattaaaaacatctaaaaatcCAATGTGATGAAAAAGTACCTAATTAAGACATAAACATTTCCCTAGTTAACTAATAACTAAGGAAATGTTATGTCTTAATTAGTTAGTGCTGTTAAGAtagattttagtttaaatattgtaggtgtttgttgttaaaatacAGATGGTTAATGCatgaaatatttctataatgagtttttaacatttacatttatgtgTTGCCTGCACGTGTTACCTTTTGAAACTAGCtctaataaattcaaattaaattaatggccaaaatatattcaagtgcACATTTCATACATTAGTTTTACATgtaacttgaaaataaattataccttctccattttttaaagaagtttcttcaaaaaaggtaaacaagGTCTGTCATATTGTTTAACAACTtagttaaagaataaaatgtgacaaaaactaATGTAAGGCAATGCAATGTTAGATTACAAATCTAAAATACCAATTGTATAGACCAGTATTTAATAATGAGTTATTAGAATGAAAGTACGTAGATAAACAaagcttttgatttatttaatataaaaaatccaCCAAGGTAGTTTAGctttttaaagtacttaaacCAATAAgaagtacaataatattacctttttAATATAGCACCTCAATGGGTTAATGATTGGCCAAATCCTTCTATAAAAATGGGCCAAGTGTCTGGTCTCGCCATAGACAACATGGGCCGACTGCTGGTGTTTCATAGAGCCCGAAATGTGTGGGATGAGAATACTTTTAACGATAGAGAAGTGTACCAAGGCATTGGTGATGACCCAATACCAGACCCCACTATATTAGTGCTTAATGATACCGGAGAACTTGTCGACATGTGGGGACAAAATCTGTAAGTATAACTAAGGGAGAGACACCTTacttatattactttaatttctaagtttataaaataaatatatgaaagaCTGTTAATCaatcataaatcatttttgttgtgataaatatttaaatctaataacAAGTCACacattaacaattttttattcatgtttgtaaaaaccagttttttttgtcACAGACTACATTTAATGTATATCTTGTAGGTTCTTCATTCCCCATGGCATAACAGTAGACAATGAGGGCAATGTCTGGGTGACAGACGTAGCCATGCACCAGGTATTCAAGTTCACTCCTGACCAGAGGCAAAAGCCGGCGTTGGTGTTGGGTGAAAAGTAAGTAACAAGCACCTAAGAAAGTTATTCTAATTGTAGATTTTTTTCATGCAAACTATTTTGACTGCTActaatattaacaattttacCTTTACACATAACGGCAAAACTGATAGACTATATTTAAGGCGGACTGCGCTGGGCCATTGCCTATGATTTCCtcgttttttgttattttttcttcccTGCTGAAACGCTTAttacttcaacccacgtcgagggcacatTGAATACAGAACGAACAGAGTGAAACAGGAATATGAGAAGttcgttattttaaaagtgCATTAAAGACATTTCAGGGCACTAGATATGTAACCTTCTTACAAGTTGTTGCGTAATGATAAACAAACATTGTATTTCTTTCGAAAAGACCGGATTATTGATATCTATTCCTACTACCTTTGAATAAAATCTGAGGTCGAATCATTTTGAATTCCGTATTTACATGACGCGCGATCTCAACAATACTTATAAGCAGCGCAGTAAGAAGAAATAATCTAAAAGCGGGGAGGAATTGTCGCCtttgttaaagaaaacttaacatttattttcttattatgtaATGCGTTATTGTTCGTACTTTTAttttcacgggataacttcagggaaagagacccggtcctttttaaaggcgtacacggggacacaggtccaataTGAAGAGGCCTTGTtcagaactttaatctaaaatttgaAATGGGTAAATAACAGATATCGAcggcccaaggtagctacaaaacgCTTGTTATTTTTGGGAATAAAACTAATTCGGGCCCTtggtattgttttgttaaatgttaGTGTTTCCTGTCTAAACTATGGAAAACTGGTACGTGGTGATTGGCCGGCTCAAAAATGCCCCCTCCCCCGTTATACCGCCACGATCGGCAGCAGGCGGGGAACACCAGTGAGAAAGGCta contains:
- the LOC113501722 gene encoding uncharacterized protein LOC113501722, with translation MEEELNEHDLEERLYAMLHHVDETEGNLATSQSDGLSIVDTAPRSTLRRYWRTSEPTTPYQKVNTSKEPTTLANNNKQPDVTQTNQTPKPKEEKRDSPLKPPAVDLSIFQSPVPQNLKRTIEIIDHDDEKPVVLESSDEDEVVEVALPPKPTITIESSDEDELLIVNPVISPIKNQVSVEKSSTRREREVSASPAPSAVSSVSDEFIRGDCIALNISSRHPDNPSFDFSLHGSDLLVQSTPSKKKKKKKSKEAVTSTPVAEATPDKTTPSDVCFATPKSKAKNKRQKTKLYTVTEKSIPNPDVYDSDSNQSIDKNRSSYTVTDKSLPSTDVYESDSNLSECTKDTSKLKPTNDIDSSDSNMSLDKITEPLSKTSKRNESSQGNETFETISVVDLTGNDKCLTLDDSEIHESIIMGNVSGFTEIDDFEDVNVSENNISKFGSTKIPAILNEDLDFDNLKGKDKVCKRRRYSLTTLRAEMEKFYNESWGGENFNHREIQKSMSRDKSLWVIDPKDRMPSLVKRKVTCNYCNRAGHRDDSCRLKPPVCYMCGSTGHYEPRCPRKICVNCGSPNQMYSSMCRNCCNWGSITCSECGQSGHPASHCPDLWRRYHNTLDTNTALERCTSNKKQQQLYCSGCSRRGHLVHACRVSLPFSGLALSSPYVCCYRAVWPPAAPAAPARSDAAKRHSKSPSAHETHVNKKRNLSTCEETERRNTKSPVTPQRKTSISKDADDNHKKDTSKSDNVKNQAPAEKAANFIPVSSANHDKKGNMIQDNEVSDTSDIITSARIYITNDIIDKLNTEEGKAWLRVTTQKHGVEVDNAEIKSFLSIKGKLVDQEAFQGELRDWVKPQERKDSVNKPSNEGDTTHENKSDHQDYSMIPKNRNNLLRQLNKALNSLKEDIGDPTLLYKELMYLQNRQQQLLKQKVVNPQQLTNNRGHINQMLKKLNMVLVGQAGLAHGSEHVSELYSIQEKLMNLRQKTIPTELRKEIGQHYTTIFTAFHRNDYTDLLKMYHMPKTTTSSKKDKKEKRQERMKLLKINRLMKKVNSIPTQQIQPIQNGNKENVGKAKEVATASKHPIMLQKLVFYHKRLMSARPTGGPLKKTRLELVRKLHSYIASMFRKEHLSSKALKKIRKTQEQAQLFLANV